In Pseudomonas sp. ADAK18, a single window of DNA contains:
- a CDS encoding DUF3142 domain-containing protein translates to MKVFWLALLLLASPAFGAVDAGDYDAFWLWSGVAPQPVLKQAKTLYILQGQINSTRRAPQRGVQFIAQGMSVPRLTQGEVWIVYRAHTLHWPESVYTQLLGQVQRWRDAGNPVVGIQIDFDARTQYLHEYTGFLRDLRQRLPKDLRLSITGLMDWSSNADPASIAQLNGVIDEVVVQTYQGRHSIPDYAAYLPRMNRLGVPFKIGLIQGGEWQEPAYLKGNEWFRGYVVFLQN, encoded by the coding sequence CTTGCTCTTGCTGGCAAGCCCGGCCTTCGGCGCCGTGGATGCCGGTGACTATGACGCCTTCTGGCTGTGGAGCGGCGTCGCTCCACAGCCGGTGCTCAAGCAGGCAAAAACCCTGTACATCCTGCAAGGCCAGATCAACTCCACCCGCCGCGCGCCCCAACGCGGCGTGCAATTCATCGCCCAAGGCATGAGCGTGCCGCGCCTGACCCAAGGCGAAGTGTGGATCGTCTACCGCGCCCACACCTTGCACTGGCCAGAATCGGTCTACACCCAACTGCTAGGGCAAGTGCAACGCTGGCGGGACGCAGGCAACCCGGTGGTCGGCATCCAGATCGACTTCGACGCCCGCACCCAATACCTGCATGAATACACAGGCTTCCTGCGTGACCTGCGCCAGCGACTGCCCAAGGACCTGCGCCTGAGCATCACCGGCCTGATGGACTGGAGCAGCAACGCCGATCCTGCATCCATCGCGCAACTCAATGGGGTGATCGATGAAGTGGTGGTGCAGACCTATCAAGGACGCCACAGCATCCCGGACTATGCGGCGTATTTACCGCGAATGAATCGGTTGGGGGTGCCGTTCAAGATTGGCTTGATTCAGGGTGGAGAGTGGCAAGAACCGGCGTATTTGAAGGGGAATGAGTGGTTCCGGGGCTATGTGGTGTTTTTGCAGAACTGA